aaggcagCAGAAAGCATGGAAACTGCACCTAAACTCAGCGAGGCGAGCAAAAAAGGTTCAAGATTTATGTCCGCACTTGATGAGGCTCTGTACGAATCATCAGATGCTGAGAACAGCGCGGACGATGAAACTGCACCAAAGAGGGGGAAAGCCAGTCGCTTTATTGTCGAATCTAAAGAAAATCCTTTGGACTTGCTCGACTCTCAAACGTTAGCTCACATATCTTCCACAAGGCCACGTAAATTCGACGCGGCATCCAGGAAGAAAGGCAGAGACCATGTTTTCAGTTTCGATGCTGACGGTAAATTACTTGTGAAAGACGAGAAAAAGCCATCAGAAAGCGATGACGTATTTGACTCATCATCTAGCGGTATTAATGCTTACTTAGAAGCAGTCAAGCACGGCCCTGTGAGAGgacaaaaaaacaagctcaagttcaaaaagggTACTAGAGCTGGCGATAACGACTTCAGCGATGACGAAGGTGCAAATAAATCATTCAAACCTAACATGAATGGCAAAAAGgttcagaagaaaaaaggcgGGCCCAAATTTAGGTCTAATAGAAAGCTCTAAGCAGAGCAAGCTCGGTTTTAAATTCATACTCAACTGAATTATGTACAGTATCAAATAAGCAGTTGTAATCAGCTTGGATTGAACCCGCCGCGGTAAAAAACGCAActatcaaagaaaaaaggtTGCCTGTTCCGTCTCGGATGCAAAGCCTTGGCAGGGATTGGGTGCAAccattcttgaaaaatgtcCAGCATTCGCAAACCGCGACTTCCAATGATTGCAGGTGCCCCGACTCGGCCGCCTTAGCGACCTTGCTATTTTGTCCTTTTATCTCAGTAAGTATTGAAGTCGAATTCGTGGCCTTGAAATACTTCGTCTCCAAACTCCAAAgaatctcttctttggaagGTATCGTTCAAATTTTCGGCTTCTGCAAGTTGCAAATTGTTTTCTGACCCCAGCGTGAGATTCATACTATTTTCCatttgctcaaaagctgcCATATCTTCGTTTAGGTCATTATCATCAAAGTTAACATCATTTAAATCTATGTCATCATGGCTCACGTCgacgtcttcttcttcgaatgACAACCTAATATTGTCGAGCCTGTTGTCCTTCTGATGAGCCGCCAGCTTCGTAATTAgagccttttctttgagagcctTTTCGTCactttctgtttcttgagGCTCAGGTGGCATTATTTCGCTGTTATCAAAGCGACGGTCTCTACAAAAGATCGAAGACCGTAAGCCGGGGACAGGCGGCAGGCTCTTTATGTCCTTGACTTCTCTACCGGAGATCTTTCTTGCGTGCATGAGTTGTTGTCTGCGAATCATAAAACGTGTCCAATCACTCATGTCACCGCTGCGGACAAGTTGTTCGACAATGTCATTGTCTTGCCCGCTATCTACTCTATCCTTTGCGGAGCCTTTGTCTAGCTGATTGATGTATTCAGGAATCATAGAAAGTGGCTTTGACAATTTATCTTTGGGTCGAAGTAATTCCGAAGTAGGGGTCGCTACCGCTCGCGCTTCTTTCGGTATGGGGCTCAGAAGACACCAttccttgaacttttgcATGCCTATGTCGCTGACAAGGTTAGGGTTCTCATCGTAAACATCGAGAGTACTCATCGGTTTTAGAAGCCCAACATTCAAAAGGGCCTGGGATATATCTTGCAATGCAATATCCTCATACTCATCCATTCTGCTTCGAGAAAGTTTCATCACTTCCAGCACcaaaagctgcaagaaTCGCACATATAGATCCGTGAATGCATCAACTGTAGATGGCTGAGCCTTATCAAAGCCAtggcttttgagcagctggaTCATCGAAATTCTCAAAAGCCCGAAGTGAAACTCCTTGTTGGAGGTTGACATCGTCGAAGGACTTTGGTGGGTGCCGACTTGATACTCCTTTCTATGACGCTATTAGATGCCATAGTCGAGATGATGGTAGAATTTCGTGACTTTATTTTGTTACCCGGTATTCTTACAAGAAGGCCCTCTCGCTTTTCGTAGTTTGAACAAATAAGTCaaatcttcaaacaaaTCAAGTCGCAAATTAAAGGGCCGCAACAACTTCATCGCGAATACTAAGGGTCCAATGGCAGAGCTTTCGCTTTACTCGGTTGAGGCGGTACTTTTGCTGGATAATGAAGGGAACAGAATCTACACTAAATACTACCACAGCCCCCACGAAAAATCTGATTCTCATATCACTAAGAGGGCGATAGATGGAATGAGCAGTTCCAGCAAACAGCAGACTGAGTATGAAAgcaggcttttcaagaaaacgcaCAAGCAGAACTCTGAGATCCTAATTTTTGAGGATTGTTTGGTTTTGTACAAGGAATATGTGGACGTGTCGTTATACCTCGTGGGATCAATCGACGAGAACGAGCTGGTGCTTCAGCAGGCGTTTTCTGCTATCAAAGACTCGTTAGAGTTAATTTTGGCGACTGGGATTGATAAAAAGAATATTATTGAGCATTTCGATATGGTGGCCTTAGCAATCGATGAGTCTATCGACGACGGTATAATCTTGGAGACAGATCCAGCTACCATTGCTTCCAGGGTGACGAAGCCACCTTCTAAGGACGCACCTATCAATATAGAGCTAAGCGAAAAGGGTTTGTTGAGCGCATGGGGGTTCGCCAAGAGCAAGCTCGCCGAGAGACTACAACAAGGCTTGTAATAACAAGTGTCACAGCGCGTTAAATAACTATATAACATAAAGCTAATGTAAAGGCTACTTTAGGGCATCATTTTTTCCCCTTTTTCTTCCCTTTACTACTGGGAGTTCCCTTGGTTTTACTCTTCACTTCGTTTTGGCCTGGGATAGTAATCTTAAGCTTATCTGTGTATAGTATAGAAACGAGGTCTAGTtccttcaatttcttgatgagctcgTGCTCGCAAGGCCAGTCGAGCTCTTTATCACTTTCCGTTTCATCAACTTTCCTTTTAGAGAAATATGTTAATATCTCGTTCAAAGACTTAGTCTTCTTGGCATTACCAGGCTGGACTTTAACCTTGTACTTGTACTTTGTTAATGCAGGCCATGGAGCGTAAACTGGAACTATATCACGAACTTTGCTTTTATCGTCAACAACAGGGCTGATTTCGCTGAAAATCTTCGCGTAGTTGACGTTGACTTTCTGCTCTGAGCCAAACATCAAAGACTGCTGTTTTTTCTGTCTTTCGCGtctgaattttttttgttccCGCTCCTTTAGTTTTGCCGCTTCCTCTTCAGCCTTTTGCTGTTGTCTCTCGGAGCCCTTCAAGGTTCCTAGTACAGCAAGCCTCATCAACCGCTCTTCCTCGTCTTGATCCGCATATTTcttttgcattttcttcattttgcCTTTTTTGCCGCGGacatttttcttgatggTTTCTTTGTTAGAACCTGATTTATCTGAGAAAGCACTCCCATTTTCTGAATTGTTGTTGGTTTCGCTCTGCTCGCTTGGCTCTTTATCAGCCTGAACATCACTGTCAGAATTTGATATCTTGGGATACAGACCTGTGGTTACTGGCACCTCATCGCTGTCACTTTTTTCCTTGACGGACTTTAAGTCTGTGGACTTGGTAGGTGACTGATGCTCCTTCACACCCTCCATTTTCTTTCCTATCACGAATCCTTCATCGATTCTTCGATTTTCGTCTTTGCtaatttcaagttcatcgtCTTTACCTTGTACTTGCCCTGGCACCGCATCCTCGTCTAACAcgctcttctctttttgtgcttcttcgtcatcctGGTCCTCATCATCGGCCCCatcttcctcctcttcctcatcggAGTCTTTCGTCTTCCATAAAAGTGCAAATCCCATTACCAACTGCGAGGGAGGTAAAAACgactttttcttttcgtctttgagtCGGAAAGTGCCAGCTGGCAAAACTTCACCACCATAGTTATCGAATTTGCTAAGTTCTTTGGCGAAACACCACCACGCTGATGattgaatttttttggaCCAAGCAGGAGATGCTGACATGCACATGATGCCCGCCTGCATTAGCGTATTAGGCGGAACTTCGGTTTCATCTGGGTTTTTTATCCATACGTGCGTGTCGAAGCTGTTAGAGACAAAGACATCATTATCGTGGATGTACTTGCCGTATATTTGATCAGATTCCATTCCGCTTTTGCCCATCAGCACCAAAAATCCTTCACTTGAGACGAACCAATGGAATTTCTCGAAGAAATATGGCTTCCTGGTCTTATTGAGCACGTCATGcgactctttcaatttcttcttcaaatctttttctATCCTTTGCTCGATATTCTTCAGTGCCTTTTGCGCATTCTTTTCCAcctttttctgcttctcaaCATTAGATTTCTTAATATTGAAATAATTGGAGGCGTTGGCATAAGCTGATAGCGTTAAATCAATTGTTGCGTCTATCGAGGGTttctccttttttttgttatCGTTTCTATCTTTTTTTATATTAGAAACGCTCGTTAactcatcttcatcattaTCATCAGCTTCGAAGTCGGACAAAGAACTATCAGAACTGTCGGAACTAGATGTCTCATCTTCAGAGGAAGTTAGATtgtcctcttcttcgtccgAATTATCGCTTTCTATTTCATCATTGCGAGGCAGACTCAAGGTGAATTTATTGTTTTTAAGATCTAGCGGAAGCTTGATTAGGCGCGCAATCCTATTATTCTTTTTTTGCTCGTTTGAAATCAAAACCTCAATTGTTTTCCAGTCCATTTGCTGTTCAACAAGCGCTTTGATGGCATTCTGCGCTTCTTCTACGAGATCTGCCGCGGCTATTATTGCATGTCCCCTTACCTCATTTTGGGTTTGCACATCGATTAAAGCCTGTATCCTCTTCTCGTTATCGAGCTTCGCGCTTTCCAGTCTGTTTTTGGCTTGGAATTCTTGGTTTTGAATTCGTAACGCGTACTTGGAAGATTCAATAGTAGAGAAGAAGTCATCGACGGTTTTGTTGTATTGCCCAGGGACTTCAATTATCTTGGTATACCCCTTTTCGTCCTCAGACAAATGAGGCGGAAATGGATGGAACTGTTCATAAACAAACTCGAGATTTGCATCACCTTTTTCGCTATCATAGTGAGGATTTTTTTTAGCAATAATATATCCAAGCTTGCAACCATCTCTGAGAAGCTCGTTGACTTCTGATTCTGTCGCGTCCAACAAGTCAACTATTTCGTCGATTTTGTCTAAAAAGTTGAGACAAGGCGAATTTGGGGCAATGCCTCTGGATTTAAGATTTCTAGAAATGAGATCTGACGAGAGCTGAGGCTCTCgtaaaaacaaaagcttgtGAATGGAAAGCACCTTTGCGCCTTTTCCGGTTTTTGCCTTCACAGATGAATCAGCAAAGTCCTTCGCTTCCTTGATCCATCCGTTTACTTCGTCAGCAGAATGAACTTTGGACTTGGGGGGCTCAATGCGCGTGTTTTCGAGGAAGCTACCATCGAACATGTTGTAAATGTGGCCAACTTTGTTTTCGTGTTCATGGACGATCCTCTGCAGAACAATGATCTTACGATCCGAGTCTAACAGGATAACATTGCCCGCGCTGAAGAATTCCAAGACCAAAAAGAATTGACCATCATTGAAGCTAAGGACCAGGATTCTATCATTTGCCACTCTTTTTACTGTTGTAAGGCGCTTTGATTTCAGATGTTTGCGTAATTTCACCACAAATCCAGAGGGCGTTGCCGGGACGGGCCGCGTGAAATCAGTCAGGTGGACACGCAGCCCACAGTCAATAATAGCATTAAGCTTTGAGTCTGGCTTGTTGAATTTTAATAAAAACTGCCGGCTCGATTCTGCAATGTTGTAGATGTTAGACAATCTGTAGCCCTCAAGTTGCGATTTTAGCTCTCTGTAGAGAAGCTCTAGATCTAACGAGCTAATTCTTTGCTTCATTAGTTTAATGGAAGAAAGAACGGCCTGAGTTGCTCTTGTTTGAAGCCCTCCGAAATGCAGTGGCGCTAATTTGTAGTTTTCTTAAATACTAAGATTTTTTATTGCCATAGAGTTGCTACCCGCACAGGTTTgcatttcaagaacttcagcaTACAAGTCAGCGCTAAAATCTTGCCGCTGTGTGCTGCGCTCGTTTGTTATCCAGTTATGGACACTGTGCTTTGATTGTTGTGTATGAACAACAGCACAAAGTCTGATACGTGCTTTATGAAGTCGTCAAGCACAAAGTATGGCGACCGAGCTCCGTTTAAATGCTGTAGGACAAACTCTGCATAATGCGTCGCATTATATTGGATTTGAATTGAAGCATCAACTCACAACTCAACCTAATCCTTTAAGAATACGTGTGCACtgtcataaaacaataatggaacaaggatattctgagacaacgaaggaacaacatcagagataatgaggaacactagagataatgaggcttgcaCTAGGTCTCcggatctataactataagtactactgcatccaaggctcagtatgagattaagtagaagaaaggaagaaggatCCTCGAATGGAAGAATAATCGCGACCgtatagaggctattaaccgccaacttcatcataatccagAGGCTCATAATAACCTACGACATGCACAGTAGAGCCCGGATGCTAACATGTAATTGACAAATGCGGCCATCAGTATCAAAGGACTTCGTGGCCAAGCTGGTTAAGGCGTGCGACTGTTAATCGCAAGATCGTGAGTTCAATCCTCACCGAGGTCGAATTTaattttttggaaaagttgatgttcttcattTGATTAAAGTTGTGATTGCGTCATCGAATTTAATGGACTGCTACATACCAGAGCACTTAACTTCTTAGCatcatttgaagcaggACTCTCATCTTGCGTGGAGATTTGTTCCACTGAGAAAGGAcaaagtttttggccaCATTTATGGTACTATTCAAAGGACTATAAATACGGTAACGAGTACCTTCCAACAGCTAAGCGTCGGTGTTGGGTTTTTAGTTATTGGCCAAAATATAGTACGAATGACTGCGCTCGCTCTCGAAAGTATTAAGGCAGTTTTTAATTGCAACCTTAGACTTTGACTGCATTATTTGTCTCTTGTCTTATACTTATATTTGAAATATATTCTAATGGGACCTCCACAACTTAATATATCGAATACTGCATCTTAGGAGCGGCGTTCGCCTCATCAATATGTGTTGGTTTTCTCCAACCACGCCCCTGCATGCCTTATTATCAAATCAGGCGGGAGCAATTTCGAACCATTAAATAAACATAACAGCTTTGCCAATAACTTCCAGCTCACCTTGTTCGAgtaaagcttttgaaattaACCATGCGCAAACCTTCTTGATATTCCCTGGTAAACCTAGTAGCTTAAAGGAGTGCCCAATTTGAACAGCAATACCGAGTACCTGCTTGAGTACCTGCCTAGATATTCCCCACAATTGAATTTTTAAAAAAGTTGTATCAAGATTTGTAACTCTGAACCCCGTAAAGATAAAGTTTCCAGCAACAGTCTGGCTCAGTATCTTTCACAGTGTTTTGCAAGATACAAGACTCAGTATGAAGGACAACAAAGATACCGCAATCAAAAAGATTGCAAAACTGATCAGCGATAAACCTAattcaaaagttgttttCTTAGTCGGCGCTGGTATATCCACCTCATGTGGGATCCCCGATTTCAGATCGCCTGGCACAGGTTTATATGATAACTTGGCCAAACTTAACTTACCGTTTGCTGAGGCAGTATTTGATATCGAGTATTTTGAGCAAAACCCCAAACCTTTTTACACACTTgccaaagaactttatCCTGGCAACTACAAGCCCTCAAAGTTCCACCAATTAATGAGAGTTTTCCAGGATAAAGGAAAGTTGCATAGAGTATTTACACAAAACATTGATACCCTTGaaagagcagctggaaTTCATCCGGATTTGCTCGTAGAGGCCCACGGCTCCTTCGCACACAACCACTGCATCAGCTGCAAAAAAGAATACCCTCAGAATgtcttcaaagacaagatgTTAGTCGGTAAAAATTTCGCTAATTGCGAGGAATGCAAAGGTCTCATAAAGCCACAAATCGTGTTTTTTGGCGAAAATCTCCCGCGCAAGTTTTTTTCGACCTGGGATAAAGATGTTACAGAACTCGACGACGAAAGCATTGTTGTTGTCGCTGGGACCTCACTAGCAGTTTATCCCTTCGCGTCCTTACCAGAAGAAGTGCCGACAACGACCACTCGCGCTCTAATTAATTTAGAAAGAGTTGGCGATTTTAAAACAACTCCCAGGAACAGTGATGTTTTTTACAAGGGTTCAGCGGACGCAGCGGCTACTGAGCTagccaaagaacttggatGGTTAAGTGAGCTTGAGTTCTTATCAGGTCTCTTAGATAATGacaaaagttcttcaaagaccGTTGACGAAGGCcatgaagatgaagctgcAAAGGTTGACAGTATAACAAAAGATTTGGAAAAATTGGGATTGAAAGAGAATAAGTAGTTCAATCGTTTAGTTCGTACTTTCGAGCAATGCTTCGGGCTGTATCTCTATAGGCGTTCTTGACTCAAGCCTTCAAAGTGTTAAAACATCAACCTATCGTTTTCAATGCTATGCAATGTTCAAATAAGAGCCTTGGTAACACTACCACATtcacttgaaaaagacccGCAATCTGCGACAGCTCCATGATAATAAAAACCATCATACTCGATCCACCTAAAAAATTCAGACTTTTCCAATCAACATCATTTGGAAATTATCGCAACTGTGATCTGCCACTGAAACCGATTTTATCTATGCGAATAACTCCCTAATCCTGCACGCATCACACTTTATAAATCATAACCAAATAGAAGAGTTTCAGCCTGGTGTTAATAGCCTCACAGTACGTATAGGGCCATAAGGCTAAGTCCTCACGTTTTTGCAAGATCTTCATTAATATGCTATGGCAAATTTAGACCTTGGTTCGGCAAATTGTAAGCGTCCAAAAGTATTACTCTTATCAGGACTCAGTCCCCTGAAAGGATGAGATGCCCAATGTATGGCCGCATTCTGTTGGCGTCATCATGATTGTAAGACAGCGGAAGTTCTTTGCTCAAATAAAGAGCATTGACGCACACGTAAATGCCGCAATCAAAACCGTTGGGCTGTTGAGGGCATTGTTCATGAATCAACTCAAAATCACGTCCGATTTTCCCGCTGCTCTCCTCTAATAGGTATTCTTGCAAGACTTTCAGAATAGCGTGCCCCATAGTAGAAGGGCCGCTAGACAAAGAGTCAATATAACTTATCGTCTTTTTATCAATATTGATAAAGCCGAGAGCCCAATGAGATTGATTTAAGTTGATTGGAACAAATATTTTGCTCAGCTTTTCGACTTGaaccttctttttcttcatccacCTTCTAACGCCTTGATAACCTCTTTGCGAAAGTGTTGTATAAAAGAACGAGTTGAATGCAACGCAGTGTTCAGTTGTAATTTCAACATGCTTCATGAAAAATTCGACAATAATGTCATTGAGCCACCTTTTGGGTGCTAGTGTTTTAAAATCGTAAACTTTTATCTCgatgttgtttttgttcatAAGAACACCATTATCTGTTCTACTCAATGCTTTCTTGACATAAACGACATCTTCGTTTGTTAACTTGGGTACAAGTTCTCgttttttttgacgctttTCCCTCACTTCGGTCTgtattcttcttctttcctcAATCAGCCTCTTGTAACTTTTAAACTCTTCCTCGAAGGTTAGTACTGAAGTGTCAAATCTGAGCTTCTGAAAGCCAGTACGATGCTTGAGAGGGTTTTCATGCTCAGGAAGTCTGCGCTCCTTTATTATAATAAGATCATCGGGGCTTTCCCTTTTTCCCAGATTCTCGGCTAGAACTGCTTTGAACCTCTCTGTCAGGCTAGCAACCgaatttttgaatgtgGACTTAAGCCCCTCCCTTTCTTGCTCTCTCAGCTTTAGCTGTGTATCCCTTTGCTCTTCAATAAGTGCCGGTGCCCTATATTCTCCATTGAAGATCATTCTCAAATATGAGAGTTCTTCTGACGGTTTCCTAATGGTCAATGACCTAGAGTCTTCTGGCTTTTGAGCTCTActagcttttcttctgtaaAACGAGCTCCCGTAAGGAACTTGGTGTGCAGGTGCTGGTGAAAGAGAAATCTCACTAGAGTCCCATCCGAACGGGTCTTTCTTTGTGGCGAAGGCAAAGCTGCCGTTTTTCTCAGGGGTAATGCAGTTGTCTAGTTTTTGGGTCAAGTCGTCTGATTTTTTGCCTGGCAGCTCCTTCTGAGTCGGTACACTTAGCCGAGCATCTACTCCAGGCGATGATCTGGGTCGCTTGCATGGGGCACTGGAAGTTTGCAGAGCatttcttttcaaagagcgGCCAGACTGTTCAGTACTCTCGGCTACTGGCCGCGAACCTTGCAAGTCTTTTTGCGTATTGGAGTCGCCTGTGCTTCCAATCAAACCTTTGAAAGCGCGACTTGCGTAAAAAAAGGCTCCTTTGATATCTTGTACAATTCCTGGGGTTTGATTTTCAGGCCCATTGAGTCGGGCGGACATTCTTAGAGGTCCTTCAGTTGTGTACTCGGTGGTGCAAGAATGAAAGGGGgctgttcttcttcgcgGGCTGAATACGGTGGGGCCATTAACAAAGCTAAAAGTTGCTATGTGTGAGTGCGTTGGCGCGAAGTAGTTTTCTGTGCGTTTCCTTTTGGAACCAGTCTTTGTTTCGAGATTAGGCATCAACGTCAAGCCGCTTTAAGAGTGTATTCTATCTGTTTGGTTTTCTTATTGTTTTAATCTAATTTTCGACATCAATGAGGAATACAGTTTTTCCTTTAAGCGGCCCTGGGAAGTTAAAGCAGAGAAACAGCTCCCACCAAATGGCACATTAAACCTTCTCATCACCAAGGTTTACCATCCAAGtaaatgaagaaatagAAATGCATCATCTATGACACCACGTTTTCTTTAAGTTTGGATCGCAAGAAAGTCATTAAAGAATTGAGGTCCTCGTAATTATAGAGAGAACCACAAGATAACCCGCTTTCAGACACATTCCGCTTACTAGCCATATCTTTTCTGGAGTTAATTGGGCAACTCTTGGCTTTCTCTATCCTGCAAATCTTATAGTACTTATATGTAGCTGCATTATGTATTTATGGTTGCTCCGGGCTAAATCATCTCTCACTGTGAGAgatttgggctttttgttctACTTGATGGATTTTGACTCCAGTAACTCCTCGCTATTACGGACAACTTAAGTTCCTGCTACGCTTTTTGTGTCCTATGACCAATGCTCAAAGCGGTCAATTTTGGAACCTACTAGGCTTTTTGCATCAAAAAAGTGAGAGAATGTGACAACAAGTTTCAGTTGAGCAATTACTTAGCTTTTAGCTCAAATATTCTGTTATGCTATCGTGATAGGTCATTGCATAACCTGGGTTTTGAGTCAGTATGTTCTCCTCATTTGCTTTTAACACAGTTTTATGTACAGAGCTGAGGCGACATTTACAATGATACTGTTTTGAACACACACAGACTAATCACCTCCCGACTAAAAGCACAAAAACAGTATGAGTAGTCTACAAAAATATTCAATTCTATCTAAATTCAAGTGTCACATACTTTGTGGGGGTCTATTTCACGAAGCGGATAGAGTAGGGGCTATTGGTCAAAGGATCATCATCATGGTTCACTGGCGCCGATGGCTTTAAACACTAACCTTTCGATAAACCTGGCAAAGACAGGTAGTTGCTCAGCATCGTTTAAGGACATCGAGGAACCCTCGGTCCTTTCTTTacaagcagcttctttgaatGCAATAACGAAGTTGACAACTAGGGTGAAAACTACGACGAGCGCAACCATCAATGGACCAAAGGGCGCATCCAAATGCTGCCCGCTTCTCGCTTTAATGACGTTAAGTCTCTTGATATAAGTCCTGTAAGCCCACAGCCCTGTGAAGATTGTGATACAAAAATAAGCGTAGGCGAGGAATGTGGCCAATTGCGGAAATTCAGCTCTTCTAACAGAGTTGTATATGGTGAAGGTTAGCACACTCATTAAACTCGTTAGGGATAGCCATCTATTGAAAGTTCTTTCATTTGCCAACCAAACTTTGGCCTCAACTTTCACTGGCCCTGCATTCTTGAGGTAAGAAGTTGGCTTCTTAACACCAGGGGGTAATGTAatttcctcatcttctgaGTCAACACCAGTCAATTTGGCATTTCTGCCAACCAAAACATTGAGGAAATTGGGgttctgttttcttttccttgttctGCTGTGATGCTCTGTGGCCTCATCGTCCGAAGATTCAGGATCTTCTAAGTCTGCATCTCTTTCCTCAGCCTTTGGAGACCCTGCTCCTGACTGTTGAGATGATGGGGTGCCAGAGCCATTGCCGCTTCCTTGAACAACAGAAAgtctcttgatctttgcAAGACGGGCCTGATTGGCTTTTTGCtcctccagcttcttcttttcctcctcATACGCCTGTTTGGGGTCTTTCCTTATGTCGGTCTCTAAGTCAGGCAACCAAAATGGAAGCATATCAAgattttcatcatctccGTACAGCGATGCGACACCTTGTGCGTacttggaaaagttggCAACTTCCTTCACTAAGTGCGAGTTTGTGAGCTCCTCAACCCACTGTGCATGTTTTCCTGGGAGCTGGGAGCGCATGCTGTCTTTGACACCTCCTTTATCACCAATAGGGTTTCTGATACGTATGTCCAAAACAGCATACGGGAATTTGACGTATTCTCCAGGcctcaaaaacttgagcgGGTTAGGAATATCAGCGTCAATATCAGATCTATGCCAATTTTTGGGATCTCTTATtgggttttctttgtcaaaagaaTCCTCGCGAATGTACATTAAATCAGAGTCAATGCTGATTCTGATGCGATCATCACCAGGAATCTGGAAAGCGGTACGTGTGTACATGGCTCTCAAGACAGGTTGTAGCTCGTTTTCAAGCACGAATTGCTGAATGGTATTGAAATTGTTGCTCAACTTACTAATTTCATTGTCAACGGTACCGCgatctttcagcttctttaaAGTCTTCTCTTTGTAATCATTATCTCCGTTGAAAATGAATCCGTTAATAAATTTTGGTTTGAGCTTGATTCTCGTCTCATCAAAGTCAGATGCGCCAGTGTTGCGATCTTCAACCAGCATTCTCTTTTCTAAGAAGATGTCAGGTTTATCGGCAAGCTTCCCTGTCCATCTCAGTCTGAGGGTTGGGTTAAAGctggacttcaaaagcttgtcattgtaaagctcaaaagcttcgtTGTCAAGATAGATGGTCCTAATAACTGGGTCGTAACCTTTGTTCCCCAAGGAAGCACTGTCTGAAGCACTGCTACTAGGAGCGGCAGGGAAGGATACGTCTGAGTTCATGACAGTGGACTCAACTCTGCCTATGAGGTCGTCGTTTTCGCTGGGCGGGGCTGCGTACACTAAGACTGGCAGGTGTCTCAAAATCCTCGTCTTGACTTCCATTAGATTGTCAGGGTGAATCCAAAATGTATAGCTCCTGAAGGACGACTCCTCATGGTTGTGAACACTTGATAATTTCGAGGAGTTGGCCAGAGACTTGGAAACAGTGGAAGAGTTGGTTCTCAGAATATTGTAAAGAAAAGAAATCTTGTACAAAAGGGGAGAGTACTCTTCGGAATTGAAAGGTAACTCCTTGAGTCTAACTTGAAGTAGCGACTTCACCGAGGGGTAGCGAGGGTGGAGCTTATCGTGCTTCTTCACTATCTTAATGAAGCCCGTGTAGTTAACTCTGCAGAAgttatcaagctct
Above is a genomic segment from Lachancea thermotolerans CBS 6340 chromosome A complete sequence containing:
- the HST2 gene encoding histone deacetylase HST2 (similar to uniprot|P53686 Saccharomyces cerevisiae YPL015C HST2 Cytoplasmic member of the silencing information regulator 2 (Sir2) family of NAD()-dependent protein deacetylases modulates nucleolar (rDNA) and telomeric silencing possesses NAD()-dependent histone deacetylase activity in vitro); the encoded protein is MKDNKDTAIKKIAKLISDKPNSKVVFLVGAGISTSCGIPDFRSPGTGLYDNLAKLNLPFAEAVFDIEYFEQNPKPFYTLAKELYPGNYKPSKFHQLMRVFQDKGKLHRVFTQNIDTLERAAGIHPDLLVEAHGSFAHNHCISCKKEYPQNVFKDKMLVGKNFANCEECKGLIKPQIVFFGENLPRKFFSTWDKDVTELDDESIVVVAGTSLAVYPFASLPEEVPTTTTRALINLERVGDFKTTPRNSDVFYKGSADAAATELAKELGWLSELEFLSGLLDNDKSSSKTVDEGHEDEAAKVDSITKDLEKLGLKENK
- the ULP1 gene encoding SUMO protease ULP1 (similar to uniprot|Q02724 Saccharomyces cerevisiae YPL020C ULP1 Ubl (ubiquitin-like protein)-specific protease that cleaves Smt3p protein conjugates specifically required for cell cycle progression associates with nucleoporins and may interact with septin rings during telophase) yields the protein MPNLETKTGSKRKRTENYFAPTHSHIATFSFVNGPTVFSPRRRTAPFHSCTTEYTTEGPLRMSARLNGPENQTPGIVQDIKGAFFYASRAFKGLIGSTGDSNTQKDLQGSRPVAESTEQSGRSLKRNALQTSSAPCKRPRSSPGVDARLSVPTQKELPGKKSDDLTQKLDNCITPEKNGSFAFATKKDPFGWDSSEISLSPAPAHQVPYGSSFYRRKASRAQKPEDSRSLTIRKPSEELSYLRMIFNGEYRAPALIEEQRDTQLKLREQEREGLKSTFKNSVASLTERFKAVLAENLGKRESPDDLIIIKERRLPEHENPLKHRTGFQKLRFDTSVLTFEEEFKSYKRLIEERRRIQTEVREKRQKKRELVPKLTNEDVVYVKKALSRTDNGVLMNKNNIEIKVYDFKTLAPKRWLNDIIVEFFMKHVEITTEHCVAFNSFFYTTLSQRGYQGVRRWMKKKKVQVEKLSKIFVPINLNQSHWALGFINIDKKTISYIDSLSSGPSTMGHAILKVLQEYLLEESSGKIGRDFELIHEQCPQQPNGFDCGIYVCVNALYLSKELPLSYNHDDANRMRPYIGHLILSGD